A stretch of the Sulfurospirillum sp. UCH001 genome encodes the following:
- a CDS encoding ABC transporter substrate-binding protein, whose amino-acid sequence MKKLALLATSVAVLASSSVAKEINVGVTMSMSGPLAAYGQTAYEGIEFANSLQPKLKNGDTVKLVLIDTKGDKVESANAATRLISSDKVVGIIGELTSTNTAQVMAIAEKKQIPVIAPVATNDKLTEQKEFANRVCFTDSFQGAVVANYAAKDLKLKTAVVVVDQAQVYSLGLAKAFTDAFTKAGGKIVKEIKVSSGDKDFKAVVSQIKAANPDFMFLPMYHPEVSMIARQAKQIGLSKPMFSGDGVANQTFIDLGGDAVEGYMFTDFFDYGAPPTQRSKDFIAAYAKKTGKQDMNSFVALGADAYNVMVDAMNRCANPEDSVCINNAIKSTVNFEGVSGVLNIDKSGNSTRSAVIKVVQNAKAVYKATVNP is encoded by the coding sequence ATGAAGAAACTAGCTCTGCTTGCTACATCGGTTGCTGTTTTAGCATCATCTTCAGTTGCTAAAGAGATCAATGTAGGTGTTACGATGTCTATGAGTGGACCACTCGCTGCGTATGGACAAACTGCGTATGAAGGTATTGAGTTTGCAAACTCTTTGCAGCCAAAGCTCAAAAATGGGGACACTGTTAAATTGGTACTTATTGATACCAAAGGTGACAAAGTTGAATCAGCAAATGCTGCTACAAGACTTATCAGTTCTGATAAAGTTGTAGGTATTATTGGTGAATTAACCAGTACTAACACAGCTCAGGTTATGGCTATTGCTGAGAAAAAGCAAATCCCTGTGATTGCTCCTGTTGCAACTAATGATAAGTTAACAGAGCAAAAAGAGTTCGCAAATCGTGTTTGTTTTACTGACTCTTTCCAAGGTGCAGTTGTTGCGAACTATGCAGCAAAAGATCTTAAGCTTAAAACAGCAGTCGTTGTTGTTGATCAAGCACAAGTTTACTCTTTAGGACTTGCAAAAGCATTTACAGATGCTTTCACAAAAGCTGGTGGTAAAATTGTAAAAGAGATTAAGGTAAGCTCAGGCGATAAAGACTTTAAAGCGGTTGTTTCTCAAATCAAAGCAGCAAACCCTGACTTTATGTTCCTCCCAATGTACCATCCAGAAGTTTCTATGATTGCTCGTCAAGCAAAACAAATTGGACTTTCTAAACCGATGTTCTCGGGAGATGGTGTTGCTAACCAAACCTTTATTGACTTAGGTGGCGATGCGGTTGAAGGTTATATGTTTACAGATTTCTTCGACTATGGTGCACCTCCTACACAACGCTCAAAAGATTTCATTGCAGCATATGCTAAAAAAACGGGTAAACAAGATATGAATTCATTCGTAGCTCTTGGTGCAGATGCATACAACGTTATGGTTGATGCAATGAATCGTTGTGCAAACCCAGAAGATAGCGTATGTATCAATAATGCTATCAAATCAACTGTCAATTTCGAAGGTGTTTCTGGCGTTCTCAACATTGATAAATCAGGTAACTCAACACGTTCAGCTGTTATCAAAGTCGTTCAAAACGCAAAAGCAGTCTATAAAGCAACTGTTAATCCATAA
- a CDS encoding branched-chain amino acid ABC transporter permease, with translation MDLIMFMQQMVNGFSLGSMYALIAIGYTMVYGVLRLINFAHGDIMMVGGFLGFFGIAVLELPFGAAVLLAIVGSALLGMASDRIAYRPLRSAPKISLLITAIGVSFFLENAFNVFFGGVPRAFPVPAYLENVVDFIGLTMPISAIIVPIITAFLLAIILWVLYKTKYGMAIRALAFDVGTVNLMGIDANRIITLVFGMGSALAAVGGIFWAVNYPSVEPMMGVLVGLKAFAAAVVGGIGSVGGAVLGGLIIGFTEVVVIAFFPELGGYKDAFAFIFLILILLFKPTGILGIDFEKSRF, from the coding sequence TTGGATTTAATCATGTTTATGCAGCAAATGGTCAATGGCTTTAGCCTTGGCAGTATGTATGCACTCATTGCCATTGGGTATACCATGGTGTATGGAGTATTAAGGCTCATCAATTTCGCGCATGGCGATATTATGATGGTAGGTGGATTTTTAGGTTTTTTTGGTATTGCTGTTTTAGAACTTCCTTTTGGAGCAGCCGTTCTTTTAGCTATTGTAGGTTCAGCACTTTTAGGTATGGCAAGTGACCGTATAGCGTATAGACCACTACGTAGTGCCCCTAAAATCTCTCTTCTAATTACTGCTATTGGTGTAAGCTTTTTTCTTGAAAATGCTTTTAACGTATTCTTTGGAGGTGTTCCTAGAGCATTTCCTGTACCTGCATACTTAGAAAATGTTGTTGATTTTATAGGATTAACGATGCCAATTTCGGCTATTATAGTGCCTATCATCACAGCATTTTTATTAGCAATTATTTTATGGGTGTTGTATAAAACAAAATATGGCATGGCCATTCGTGCTCTTGCTTTTGATGTTGGAACAGTGAACCTTATGGGTATAGATGCGAATCGCATCATTACTTTGGTGTTTGGTATGGGCTCAGCGCTTGCGGCAGTTGGTGGTATCTTTTGGGCAGTAAATTACCCTTCAGTTGAGCCTATGATGGGTGTACTTGTAGGACTGAAAGCTTTTGCTGCAGCTGTTGTTGGTGGTATCGGTAGTGTTGGTGGAGCCGTTCTTGGAGGATTAATTATCGGTTTTACTGAAGTCGTTGTCATTGCATTCTTCCCTGAACTTGGTGGTTACAAAGATGCATTTGCATTTATCTTTTTGATTTTAATCCTTCTTTTTAAGCCCACAGGTATTTTGGGTATTGATTTTGAAAAAAGTAGGTTTTAA
- a CDS encoding branched-chain amino acid ABC transporter permease: MIKKEQLLKISFVVITLWFIWFANTHFDEYTVRILNNIAIFIILAVSYNLINGVTGQFSLEPNGFVAIGAYVAALLLVSPEAKQYQYAIVDPYPFVLTLHANFVVALLLGGFFAATLAAILSFPVFRVRGDYLAIVTLGFGFIIKILAINHPEVTNGSLGLNDIPEFSNLYWTGGIAMVAVIVVLNIINSKFGRAMKAVRDDEDAAIAMGVNTFKAKTLAFCTSAFFEGVGGGLLAALLTSISPDLFDFFFTFQLLIIIVLGGLGSTTGAIIGTVFVMGGSEWMRFLDEPMHLFGYETAAMPGMRMVVFSLILIFIMLFAREGIMGKRELTDILKWRKKGGK; this comes from the coding sequence ATGATAAAAAAAGAACAATTATTAAAAATTTCATTTGTCGTTATTACACTCTGGTTTATTTGGTTTGCTAATACACATTTTGACGAATATACTGTAAGGATTCTAAATAACATTGCTATTTTTATTATTTTGGCAGTAAGTTACAACCTTATCAATGGTGTGACAGGTCAGTTTTCGCTTGAGCCTAATGGTTTTGTCGCCATCGGTGCTTATGTCGCTGCGTTATTATTGGTTAGCCCAGAAGCGAAGCAGTATCAGTATGCAATCGTTGATCCGTATCCTTTTGTTTTGACTCTTCATGCCAATTTTGTTGTAGCACTCCTTTTAGGTGGTTTTTTTGCTGCCACATTAGCTGCGATTCTCTCTTTCCCTGTATTTAGAGTTCGTGGAGATTACTTAGCGATTGTTACACTTGGATTTGGATTTATCATTAAGATTTTGGCAATTAACCATCCTGAAGTTACCAATGGCTCATTAGGGCTCAATGATATTCCAGAGTTTTCCAATCTTTATTGGACAGGGGGTATTGCAATGGTTGCTGTCATTGTTGTACTCAATATCATAAATTCTAAATTTGGCCGTGCAATGAAAGCAGTTCGTGATGATGAAGATGCTGCCATTGCAATGGGTGTTAATACATTTAAAGCTAAAACACTTGCATTTTGTACCAGTGCCTTTTTTGAAGGTGTCGGTGGTGGTCTTTTGGCTGCGTTACTTACCAGTATTTCTCCTGATCTATTTGACTTCTTCTTTACATTCCAGCTTTTAATTATCATCGTTCTTGGTGGACTTGGAAGCACAACCGGTGCTATTATTGGTACGGTATTTGTTATGGGAGGAAGTGAATGGATGCGCTTCTTGGATGAGCCAATGCATCTTTTTGGATATGAAACAGCAGCAATGCCGGGTATGCGTATGGTTGTTTTCTCTCTCATCCTTATTTTTATTATGCTTTTTGCACGTGAAGGTATTATGGGTAAACGCGAATTAACAGATATTTTAAAATGGCGTAAAAAGGGTGGCAAATGA